Proteins encoded together in one Coregonus clupeaformis isolate EN_2021a chromosome 30, ASM2061545v1, whole genome shotgun sequence window:
- the LOC121545554 gene encoding E3 ubiquitin-protein ligase TRIM33 isoform X6 yields the protein MADNKGEEDMESSSKLDSEPQGEDSGDPELKDVNTLIAIETNLKEGEDSQSQENVSQMPKPANDVVSGGGDASSNSAGTGEEGSISSNVSPVWNTNGATTELKNVNAVIVTEPNSKEGEDSQSHENISQVPTPANISGGGDASSNSAGAGGEVSTSSSPVGNTNGGTTESSAAGDTAGTSPALTTDMSPPANPVTPINLMDTCAVCKQSLQTRDCEPKLLPCLHSFCLKCIPQPERQVTVQVPGPNGQPDTHIVNVMRCIVCCQDCKQSDIIDNYFVKDTTEACKTSDEKSAQMCTSCEDNADTIGFCAECGEWLCKTCIEAHQRVKITKDHKIRKKEDVSEESVGVSEQRPVFCPIHKQEPLKLFCETCDTLTCRDCQLLEHKEHRYQFLEEAFQNQKGIIETHMVKLQEKKTYVHYSHSQVTSRIKEVTDTHKKVEHDIKIAVFTLINEINKKGKYLLQQLECVTKERSMKLLSQQTDIANLARQILHVLNFAHSAINSGSSTALLYSKRLIIYQLRKVLKAGLEPVPQANGAVRFFCDPTFWAKNVVNLGNLVIEKMPQAQHPPNIMVGPISPGHGHPGHGKSPGQINLAQLRQQHMQQQAFAQQKQQQQQHQQQQQQQHQQQQQHQQQHQQQQQHQQQHQQRIQEQMRIASQMTQQHPRQAVPQMVQQQPPRLISMQAQQRGPMNGGPHMYPPHHLRLPPGQGRMPSPSAQPRMPNGQQYSPMMQPQLQRQHSNPGHAGPFPVASLHNVSAANPTSPTSASMASAHAHRGPASPIVGAIDLIPSVTNPENLPCLPNIPPIQLEDAGSSSLDALLSRYILASTYPQLGLGPPGNMNLSHGPSTHSPGSSGLSNSHTPVRPSSTSSTGSRGSCGSAGRPGPASAPMEQQVKVKQEPGAEKECGFSGTSNVKTERGKDGGRSACMMSSPESSHTPPLPMLGSVASGSSVQDVLKKVGEYVKTEPQDQEACSGANRPANAPITTSITSTVASATLLTNGKGAASAALRSPRTAQGTNQSGAGGKEDDPNEDWCAVCNNGGELLCCDRCPKVFHITCHIPTLKCSPSGEWMCTFCRSLASPEMEYQPDDEPRGEKDNSEQGLSPEDQRRCERLLLYVFCHDLSEGFQEPVPPSIPNYYKIIKKPMDLTLVKQKLQLKHVQHYQSSKEFVSDVRLVFSNCAKYNEMSRIIQVYDEEKQSNVQADSEVAEAGKAVSLYFEERLLELYPGESFPEVPEEAEVPEVPEEPQAPAGEGEEADLTEDSEDEFVQPKRKRLKTDEKPMHIK from the exons ATGGCGGACAACAAAGGCGAAGAGGATATGGAGAGTTCTTCCAAATTAGATTCAGAACCTCAGGGAGAGGATAGCGGAGACCCCGAATTGAAAGATGTGAATACGCTGATTGCCATAGAGACAAATTTGAAAGAAGGAGAGGATTCACAATCCCAGGAGAATGTTTCCCAGATGCCTAAACCTGCTAACGACGTCGTTAGCGGAGGAGGGGACGCTAGCAGCAACAGCGCGGGCACAGGGGAAGAAGGCAGCATTAGCAGTAACGTTAGCCCAGTTTGGAACACCAATGGGGCGACAACCGAATTGAAAAATGTGAATGCGGTGATTGTCACAGAGCCAAATTCGAAAGAAGGAGAGGATTCACAATCCCATGAGAATATTTCCCAGGTGCCTACACCCGCTAACATTAGCGGAGGAGGGGACGCTAGCAGCAACAGCGCGGGCGCAGGGGGAGAAGTCAGTACGAGCAGCAGCCCAGTTGGGAACACCAATGGGGGGACAACCGAGTCCTCGGCTGCTGGGGACACTGCTGGAACCTCACCAGCACTCACAACCGATATGTCCCCACCAGCCAACCCCGTCACCCCAATAAACCTCATGGATACGTGCGCTGTGTGTAAACAAAGTCTCCAGACCCGTGACTGTGAACCTAAACTCTTACCGTGTCTTCACTCATTTTGCTTGAAATGTATCCCCCAGCCAGAGCGACAAGTTACCGTACAGGTGCCCGGGCCGAACGGACAGCCAGACACCCACATAG TGAATGTCATGCGGTGCATAGTTTGTTGTCAAGACTGCAAACagagtgacatcattgacaaCTACTTTGTCAAGGACACCACCGAGGCCTGCAAGACTTCAGATGAAAAATCTGCACAG ATGTGCACCAGTTGTGAGGACAACGCAGATACCATTGGGTTCTGTGCAGAATGTGGAGAGTGGTTGTGCAAAACCTGCATCGAGGCTCACCAGAGGGTCAAAATCACCAAGGACCACAAAATCCGCAAGAAAGAGGACGTCTCTGAGG AGTCTGTAGGTGTGTCGGAACAGAGGCCTGTGTTCTGTCCCATCCACAAACAGGAGCCCCTGAAACTCTTCTGTGAAACCTGTGACACACTCACTTGCCGGGACTGCCAACTGCTGGAGCACAAGGAGCACAG GTACCAGTTTCTGGAGGAGGCCTTCCAGAACCAGAAAGGCATCATCGAGACGCACATGGTCAAACTGCAGGAGAAAAAGACCTACGTTCACTACTCTCACTCTCAGGTGACAAGCAG GATAAAGGAAGTTACTGATACCCATAAGAAGGTGGAACATGACATCAAGATAGCCGTGTTCACTCTTATCAACGAAATCAACAAGAAGGGCAAGTATTTACTGCAGCAGCTTGAG TGTGTGACTAAGGAGAGGAGCATGAAGCTGTTGTCCCAGCAGACAGACATCGCCAACCTGGCCAGGCAGATCCTCCACGTGCTCAACTTCGCCCACTCTGCCATTAACAGCGGCAGCAGCACCGCCCTGCTTTACAGCAAGAGGCTG ATCATCTACCAGCTGCGCAAGGTCCTGAAGGCTGGACTGGAACCAGTGCCTCAGGCTAACGGAGCTGTTCGCTTCTTCTGTGACCCCACATTCTGGGCCAAAAACGTGGTCAACCTAG GGAACCTGGTGATCGAGAAGATGCCCCAGGCTCAGCACCCTCCCAACATTATGGTGGGGCCCATCTCCCCGGGCCACGGCCACCCGGGCCACGGCAAAAGCCCGGGGCAGATCAACCTGGCCCAGCTCCGGCAGCAGCACATGCAGCAGCAAGCCTTCGCCCAGCagaaacaacagcagcagcagcaccaacagcagcagcagcagcagcaccaacagcagcagcagcaccagcagcagcaccaacaacagcagcagcaccaACAACAGCACCAACAGAGGATCCAGGAACAGATGCGCATTGCCTCCCAAATGACCCAGCAGCACCCCAGGCAGGCTGTACCTCAGATGGTACAGCAGCAG CCCCCGCGCCTCATCAGTATGCAGGCCCAGCAGAGGGGCCCCATGAACGGCGGGCCCCACATGTACCCCCCCCACCACCTGCGCCTGCCCCCGGGACAGGGCCGCATGCCCAGCCCCAGTGCCCAGCCACGCATGCCCAACGGCCAGCAGTACTCCCCCATGATGCAGCCTCAGCTGCAGAGACAG CATTCAAACCCAGGTCATGCTGGACCCTTCCCGGTGGCATCTCTCCACAACGTGAGCGCTGCCAACCCCACCAGTCCCACCAGTGCCAGCATGGCCAGCGCCCATGCCCACCGTGGCCCCGCCAGCCCCATAGTGGGCGCCATCGACCTCATCCCCTCCGTCACCAACCCAGAGAACCTGCCATGCCTACCAAACATCCCCCCCATTCAG CTGGAAGACGCGGGCTCCAGCAGCCTGGACGCCCTCCTGAGTCGCTACATCTTAGCCAGCACATACCCTCAGCTGGGCCTGGGGCCCCCCGGGAACATGAACCTCTCCCACGGACCCTCCACACACTCCCCTGGCTCCTCAG GCTTATCAAACTCCCACACGCCTGTGCGGCCATCCAGTACGTCCAGCACAGGAAGCAGGGGCAG CTGTGGCTCTGCGGGTAGGCCAGGGCCAGCAAGCGCCCCAATGGAACAGCAGGTCAAAGTCAAGCAGGAGCCCGGAGCCGAGAAGGAGTGTGGTTTCTCGGGAACCTCCAACGTCAAAACGGAacgagggaaggatggagggaggagcgCGTGCATG ATGAGTAGTCCAGAGAGCAGCCatactccccctctccccatgtTGGGCTCTGTGGCTTCTGGTTCCTCTGTCCAGGACGTCCTCAAGAAGGTGGGGGAGTACGTCAAAACTGAGCCCCAGGACCAGGAGGCCTGCAGCGGGGCCAACAGGCCTGCGAACGCCCCTATCACCACCAGCATCACATCCACTGTGGCCTCAGCCACACTGCTGACCAACGGCAAGGGAGCCGCATCCGCTGCCCTGCGCTCTCCACGCACTGCGCAGGGGACCAACCAGAGCGGGGCAGGAGGGAAGGAGGACGACCCCAACGAGGACTGGTGCGCCGTGTGCAACAACGGGGGAGAGCTGCTTTGCTGCGACCGCTGCCCCAAAGTCTTCCACATCACCTGTCACATCCCCACCTTGAAGTGCTCCCCGAG TGGAGAGTGGATGTGCACGTTCTGCCGGAGCCTGGCCAGCCCGGAGATGGAGTACCAGCCTGACGACGAACCTCGTGGCGAAAAGGACAACAGTGAGCAGGGCCTGAGTCCTGAGGACCAGAGG AGGTGTGAGCGCCTCCTGCTGTATGTTTTCTGCCATGATCTCAGTGAGGGGTTCCAGGAGCCTGTCCCTCCCTCT ATCCCTAATTACTACAAGATCATCAAGAAGCCCATGGACTTGACCCTGGTGAAACAGAAGCTACAGTTGAAGCATGTCCAGCACTACCAGAGCTCGAAGGAGTTTGTCTCGGATGTGCGCCTGGTCTTCAGCAACTGTGCCAAGTACAACGAG ATGTCTCGAATAATCCAGGTTTATGATGAGGAGAAACAGAGTAATGTGCAG GCGGACTCAGAGGTGGCGGAGGCAGGGAAAGCCGTGAGTTTGTACTTTGAGGAGAGGCTGCTGGAGCTCTACCCAGGTGAGAGTTTCCCCGAGGTACCAGAGGAGGCCGAGGTACCAGAGGTACCTGAGGAGCCCCAGGCCCCagctggagagggggaggaggcggATCTCACAGAAGACTCCGAGGATGAGTTTGTGCAGCCTAAACGCAAGCGGTTAAAAACGGATGAAAAGCCGATGCACATCAAGTGA
- the LOC121545554 gene encoding E3 ubiquitin-protein ligase TRIM33 isoform X4: MADNKGEEDMESSSKLDSEPQGEDSGDPELKDVNTLIAIETNLKEGEDSQSQENVSQMPKPANDVVSGGGDASSNSAGTGEEGSISSNVSPVWNTNGATTELKNVNAVIVTEPNSKEGEDSQSHENISQVPTPANISGGGDASSNSAGAGGEVSTSSSPVGNTNGGTTESSAAGDTAGTSPALTTDMSPPANPVTPINLMDTCAVCKQSLQTRDCEPKLLPCLHSFCLKCIPQPERQVTVQVPGPNGQPDTHIVNVMRCIVCCQDCKQSDIIDNYFVKDTTEACKTSDEKSAQMCTSCEDNADTIGFCAECGEWLCKTCIEAHQRVKITKDHKIRKKEDVSEESVGVSEQRPVFCPIHKQEPLKLFCETCDTLTCRDCQLLEHKEHRYQFLEEAFQNQKGIIETHMVKLQEKKTYVHYSHSQVTSRIKEVTDTHKKVEHDIKIAVFTLINEINKKGKYLLQQLECVTKERSMKLLSQQTDIANLARQILHVLNFAHSAINSGSSTALLYSKRLIIYQLRKVLKAGLEPVPQANGAVRFFCDPTFWAKNVVNLVGNLVIEKMPQAQHPPNIMVGPISPGHGHPGHGKSPGQINLAQLRQQHMQQQAFAQQKQQQQQHQQQQQQQHQQQQQHQQQHQQQQQHQQQHQQRIQEQMRIASQMTQQHPRQAVPQMVQQQPPRLISMQAQQRGPMNGGPHMYPPHHLRLPPGQGRMPSPSAQPRMPNGQQYSPMMQPQLQRQMTVDSELSDHRFRLLHLTGHSNPGHAGPFPVASLHNVSAANPTSPTSASMASAHAHRGPASPIVGAIDLIPSVTNPENLPCLPNIPPIQLEDAGSSSLDALLSRYILASTYPQLGLGPPGNMNLSHGPSTHSPGSSGLSNSHTPVRPSSTSSTGSRGSCGSAGRPGPASAPMEQQVKVKQEPGAEKECGFSGTSNVKTERGKDGGRSACMMSSPESSHTPPLPMLGSVASGSSVQDVLKKVGEYVKTEPQDQEACSGANRPANAPITTSITSTVASATLLTNGKGAASAALRSPRTAQGTNQSGAGGKEDDPNEDWCAVCNNGGELLCCDRCPKVFHITCHIPTLKCSPSGEWMCTFCRSLASPEMEYQPDDEPRGEKDNSEQGLSPEDQRRCERLLLYVFCHDLSEGFQEPVPPSIPNYYKIIKKPMDLTLVKQKLQLKHVQHYQSSKEFVSDVRLVFSNCAKYNEADSEVAEAGKAVSLYFEERLLELYPGESFPEVPEEAEVPEVPEEPQAPAGEGEEADLTEDSEDEFVQPKRKRLKTDEKPMHIK, from the exons ATGGCGGACAACAAAGGCGAAGAGGATATGGAGAGTTCTTCCAAATTAGATTCAGAACCTCAGGGAGAGGATAGCGGAGACCCCGAATTGAAAGATGTGAATACGCTGATTGCCATAGAGACAAATTTGAAAGAAGGAGAGGATTCACAATCCCAGGAGAATGTTTCCCAGATGCCTAAACCTGCTAACGACGTCGTTAGCGGAGGAGGGGACGCTAGCAGCAACAGCGCGGGCACAGGGGAAGAAGGCAGCATTAGCAGTAACGTTAGCCCAGTTTGGAACACCAATGGGGCGACAACCGAATTGAAAAATGTGAATGCGGTGATTGTCACAGAGCCAAATTCGAAAGAAGGAGAGGATTCACAATCCCATGAGAATATTTCCCAGGTGCCTACACCCGCTAACATTAGCGGAGGAGGGGACGCTAGCAGCAACAGCGCGGGCGCAGGGGGAGAAGTCAGTACGAGCAGCAGCCCAGTTGGGAACACCAATGGGGGGACAACCGAGTCCTCGGCTGCTGGGGACACTGCTGGAACCTCACCAGCACTCACAACCGATATGTCCCCACCAGCCAACCCCGTCACCCCAATAAACCTCATGGATACGTGCGCTGTGTGTAAACAAAGTCTCCAGACCCGTGACTGTGAACCTAAACTCTTACCGTGTCTTCACTCATTTTGCTTGAAATGTATCCCCCAGCCAGAGCGACAAGTTACCGTACAGGTGCCCGGGCCGAACGGACAGCCAGACACCCACATAG TGAATGTCATGCGGTGCATAGTTTGTTGTCAAGACTGCAAACagagtgacatcattgacaaCTACTTTGTCAAGGACACCACCGAGGCCTGCAAGACTTCAGATGAAAAATCTGCACAG ATGTGCACCAGTTGTGAGGACAACGCAGATACCATTGGGTTCTGTGCAGAATGTGGAGAGTGGTTGTGCAAAACCTGCATCGAGGCTCACCAGAGGGTCAAAATCACCAAGGACCACAAAATCCGCAAGAAAGAGGACGTCTCTGAGG AGTCTGTAGGTGTGTCGGAACAGAGGCCTGTGTTCTGTCCCATCCACAAACAGGAGCCCCTGAAACTCTTCTGTGAAACCTGTGACACACTCACTTGCCGGGACTGCCAACTGCTGGAGCACAAGGAGCACAG GTACCAGTTTCTGGAGGAGGCCTTCCAGAACCAGAAAGGCATCATCGAGACGCACATGGTCAAACTGCAGGAGAAAAAGACCTACGTTCACTACTCTCACTCTCAGGTGACAAGCAG GATAAAGGAAGTTACTGATACCCATAAGAAGGTGGAACATGACATCAAGATAGCCGTGTTCACTCTTATCAACGAAATCAACAAGAAGGGCAAGTATTTACTGCAGCAGCTTGAG TGTGTGACTAAGGAGAGGAGCATGAAGCTGTTGTCCCAGCAGACAGACATCGCCAACCTGGCCAGGCAGATCCTCCACGTGCTCAACTTCGCCCACTCTGCCATTAACAGCGGCAGCAGCACCGCCCTGCTTTACAGCAAGAGGCTG ATCATCTACCAGCTGCGCAAGGTCCTGAAGGCTGGACTGGAACCAGTGCCTCAGGCTAACGGAGCTGTTCGCTTCTTCTGTGACCCCACATTCTGGGCCAAAAACGTGGTCAACCTAG TAGGGAACCTGGTGATCGAGAAGATGCCCCAGGCTCAGCACCCTCCCAACATTATGGTGGGGCCCATCTCCCCGGGCCACGGCCACCCGGGCCACGGCAAAAGCCCGGGGCAGATCAACCTGGCCCAGCTCCGGCAGCAGCACATGCAGCAGCAAGCCTTCGCCCAGCagaaacaacagcagcagcagcaccaacagcagcagcagcagcagcaccaacagcagcagcagcaccagcagcagcaccaacaacagcagcagcaccaACAACAGCACCAACAGAGGATCCAGGAACAGATGCGCATTGCCTCCCAAATGACCCAGCAGCACCCCAGGCAGGCTGTACCTCAGATGGTACAGCAGCAG CCCCCGCGCCTCATCAGTATGCAGGCCCAGCAGAGGGGCCCCATGAACGGCGGGCCCCACATGTACCCCCCCCACCACCTGCGCCTGCCCCCGGGACAGGGCCGCATGCCCAGCCCCAGTGCCCAGCCACGCATGCCCAACGGCCAGCAGTACTCCCCCATGATGCAGCCTCAGCTGCAGAGACAG ATGACTGTAGATTCTGAGCTGAGCGACCACAGGTTTCGTTTGTTACATCTCACTGGG CATTCAAACCCAGGTCATGCTGGACCCTTCCCGGTGGCATCTCTCCACAACGTGAGCGCTGCCAACCCCACCAGTCCCACCAGTGCCAGCATGGCCAGCGCCCATGCCCACCGTGGCCCCGCCAGCCCCATAGTGGGCGCCATCGACCTCATCCCCTCCGTCACCAACCCAGAGAACCTGCCATGCCTACCAAACATCCCCCCCATTCAG CTGGAAGACGCGGGCTCCAGCAGCCTGGACGCCCTCCTGAGTCGCTACATCTTAGCCAGCACATACCCTCAGCTGGGCCTGGGGCCCCCCGGGAACATGAACCTCTCCCACGGACCCTCCACACACTCCCCTGGCTCCTCAG GCTTATCAAACTCCCACACGCCTGTGCGGCCATCCAGTACGTCCAGCACAGGAAGCAGGGGCAG CTGTGGCTCTGCGGGTAGGCCAGGGCCAGCAAGCGCCCCAATGGAACAGCAGGTCAAAGTCAAGCAGGAGCCCGGAGCCGAGAAGGAGTGTGGTTTCTCGGGAACCTCCAACGTCAAAACGGAacgagggaaggatggagggaggagcgCGTGCATG ATGAGTAGTCCAGAGAGCAGCCatactccccctctccccatgtTGGGCTCTGTGGCTTCTGGTTCCTCTGTCCAGGACGTCCTCAAGAAGGTGGGGGAGTACGTCAAAACTGAGCCCCAGGACCAGGAGGCCTGCAGCGGGGCCAACAGGCCTGCGAACGCCCCTATCACCACCAGCATCACATCCACTGTGGCCTCAGCCACACTGCTGACCAACGGCAAGGGAGCCGCATCCGCTGCCCTGCGCTCTCCACGCACTGCGCAGGGGACCAACCAGAGCGGGGCAGGAGGGAAGGAGGACGACCCCAACGAGGACTGGTGCGCCGTGTGCAACAACGGGGGAGAGCTGCTTTGCTGCGACCGCTGCCCCAAAGTCTTCCACATCACCTGTCACATCCCCACCTTGAAGTGCTCCCCGAG TGGAGAGTGGATGTGCACGTTCTGCCGGAGCCTGGCCAGCCCGGAGATGGAGTACCAGCCTGACGACGAACCTCGTGGCGAAAAGGACAACAGTGAGCAGGGCCTGAGTCCTGAGGACCAGAGG AGGTGTGAGCGCCTCCTGCTGTATGTTTTCTGCCATGATCTCAGTGAGGGGTTCCAGGAGCCTGTCCCTCCCTCT ATCCCTAATTACTACAAGATCATCAAGAAGCCCATGGACTTGACCCTGGTGAAACAGAAGCTACAGTTGAAGCATGTCCAGCACTACCAGAGCTCGAAGGAGTTTGTCTCGGATGTGCGCCTGGTCTTCAGCAACTGTGCCAAGTACAACGAG GCGGACTCAGAGGTGGCGGAGGCAGGGAAAGCCGTGAGTTTGTACTTTGAGGAGAGGCTGCTGGAGCTCTACCCAGGTGAGAGTTTCCCCGAGGTACCAGAGGAGGCCGAGGTACCAGAGGTACCTGAGGAGCCCCAGGCCCCagctggagagggggaggaggcggATCTCACAGAAGACTCCGAGGATGAGTTTGTGCAGCCTAAACGCAAGCGGTTAAAAACGGATGAAAAGCCGATGCACATCAAGTGA